Below is a window of Ahaetulla prasina isolate Xishuangbanna chromosome 1, ASM2864084v1, whole genome shotgun sequence DNA.
aaagaaaaaggtaaaaaggacGGTTTAGAAGTGGAAAATCACACGCTGCACACTTTTCTTGTGGTTCAACAGAGCCATATTTGTTTCTCATCTCCTGAATGTCGTCCCTGATCCTTTCAGCACTTTGGGTGGCTTCCTCCATCTCTGTCTTCAGCTCCTCTATGTGCTTGTTATAGGCCTCTAGAGAGTTGCAAATAGCTTCCTTGAAGTGATCGATGGTGACAAAGTCTGGGAAGAAAGGCAACACATCTTCAATCTTCAGCAGATTGCAACTAGAAAGGCAAGCCATGGCCTTCTTAACATCCTTCTCTTCTTGTACAACATGACGAGCAATCTTCAACCACAGCTTTTTTCTTAACTCCTCATCCTCTTCAGGAAGATCTGCACAGGATTTTGCCATATCTACATCCAccttaaaaaggggaaaaaaagagaaagaagtggggaaaaaagagaaaagcaaagaGTTATCCTTTTATCTCCTATCATAAACAACACTGTTGAAAAAGTGTGAGGGAGATAATATTGAAAGCAACAACACCGGGATACAAGAGGAGATATTATAGATATATGTCATAATCTTCAGCCAAAACTGAATGATGTTTTTAGTAGTGGCAGATCATTTTAGAGATCAGACATTCTACAATGCAACAAACCTAAAATTGTGGGAGAATAACATTTTCCCCCTTAACTCATTTTATCCCTTTCTGCTGGGGAATTCCTAATCTGAACCGTGCCGTCAATCTCTGTTTATGAGTTTCCCATGAACAATGTTAGTTATTGTTGAGATGAAGTTGGCTAgaggtccttgatttacaaacagTTGTTTAATGACTATCTGAAGTTACTGCAACCTCAGAAAAGTTATTTATGACCCATGATCAAACTTACAACTGGCTCACTACTTCCACAGTCACATTTCGGGTAGCTGGCAACCAATTTGTATTAACGATTGCATCATCCTGcgctcatgtgatcacatttggtGATGTTTTTGCAGTTTTCTGCCATTGGATGAGCTAGATTCAGATTTAAAGTGGATATAGAAAGTCTACACACCCCTGTTAAAATCCCAGGTTTTTGAGGTGTAAAAAAATCAGatcaagataaatcacttcaaaAAATTTTCtacctttaatataatttataagctctataattcaattgaaaaacaaactgaaatattttaggggggaaataattaaaaaacatacaATATGGTTGCATAAATATGCACACCTCTTATAAGGAGAGATATGGCTGTGCTCAGAATTAACCACAATCAAGCTGATGGTAGATAGTAATCAGTACACACCTGCCATCAATTAATACCCAAGCCCAGCTACATTTTGCAAAAACCTACATCAAGTGTGTCAAAAGCATGTGGGAAAATATGTTATGGTCTGATGAAACCAAGGATGAACTGGCTGGCCAAAAAATATGTTTAGCGAAAAAACCCAGCAACACTGCACATCACCAAAAGTACACCATATCCACCACAGTGAAATATGGTGATGGCAGCATTATGCTTTGTGGCCGCTTTTCGTCAGCTGAAACTGGGGCGTTAGTCAAGGTGAAGGGAATTATAGGCTGCTCCAAATAGCAGTCAATTTTAGCACAAAACCTCTGTTAAAAGACTGATCATGAAGAGGAATTTTACCTTTCAACATGACAATAAAGCATACCTCTAAATCAACAAAAATGGCTTCACCAGAAGATCAAAAGTTTTGGAATGGCCAAGCCAAAGACCTGAATCAAATTGAAAATCTGCAAGGAAGATTCCCAAGGCAAGATGTTGCCATGCTGATAGGCTCCTGTCTTAGAAGACTGAATGCTGTAATAAACTCAAAAGGTGCTTCAACAAAATATTAAAGGGATTGCACACACTTATGCAATCCcactattgtatttttaaaattgttccccTAAAGGTTTTTAGTTTTGCAATTGAATTGTATAGCTTATATTAAAACAGGAAAATATTCTGAAGTTGGTTTATCCTGATCtaatttttttacatctcaaaaacctggTATTTTAACAGGGGTGTGTAGACTTTCTACATCCACTATATGAcacaatttgcttaatgactattgtaaaaacagtcataaaatcaagtcCAGTCATATGGTTACATGATTTGACTGCAATGACTTACTATcagaattccaggctcaattgtaGTTTTCAGTCAACAGCTATCTGTAAACAAGCCTAATACAGCAAGATAATTTTCATATTAGAGAATCTGTTCTAATAGTGTTTACTTTCTAACCAATAAATGCAACAGTACTTTCCTAATTTATTCTTGGTCTTCAGTCAACATTTGATCCTGCCTACCGTTTTAGCTTTTTAGATGATTATTTAAGAGATCCTGAAATTTCAAGGAGAAAAATTAAGGCAACCTGTTATTTATACAGAAGCATATTCACCTGTAAAGCTAGATCAACAGCTTCTTCATACATCTCCATAACTTTATAAACATGAACACAAGCTCGGTGGTGGCTATGTTCTGCACAAAGCCTAAGTGCATACTTCAGGTCATAATGGATACTGTCAGCGAAGGTTCCAGCATGTTCCAAGTAGGACAGTAATGAGTCAGGCCGACACAAAGCATAGAGTGACAGCAAATAATTGTGAATGGCCTCCTGAGTTTCTTCTAGCTCATTCACACAGAATTCCATGTATCGAATGGCCTCATTGATCTGCTGGGTACTCCCACTCTGACTGTAGGTGACAAGAGCAGGAATTAGCCTCTTGGCATCCAAGTCCTTGCCCATTTCAATCCAAGCATCTACCACTTTCTTGGGCATATGCTGGATCAAAATTGGAGAAAACTTGTAAAAGAGTTCCTCATTCTTGATTCTGGATAGGACTTTTAATGCTTCGTTGTAATTTTCATGTTGACAGTAATGGGCTATCACTCGCTCATAATCATTCATTATGACAGCAAAGTATACCATGTGGTCTGTGTCCCCATGACTTGCCAACAGCTCATGAATAGTTGATCGATTGTTGCGGAGGGAGTCTTTGATTTTGGGGCTACTCAAGAAACTCCGGAAGTTTTCCTTGGTCTTCTCATAGAGGTCTTGCTGTGACCCATCCCCTTCCAGCACTCCCAAGCGATTTAAATATAGTTCAGTTAGCCAAGTTGTCAGCAGAGTTATTTGTGTTGTTTCAGACTGCTTCAAGCTAGCCAGTTTCTTTATCAAAAATTCCATCAgtgcctcttcctgtttagcttcaataaacttaagagcaaTCTCCTCAAAGTAATTTTGGGTCAGTGCATAACACTTTGCACTATCCAGATATCTCTTGTTTTGGAAACAGTATTCTGCTTCTTTTGCCAGCACAATATCTAGGCACTCGGGGCGGTCTTTACAGTACTCTTTAGCCAAATCAAATTTGTTGATATTCATGTACATCTTCCACACATCACGGGATTCTCGCTGAATGTTATACCGAAACACAACTTTCTCGGTGTGAATCCAGATTTGTCCAAATGCAGGATCTTTGATCATACGCTTTAGTGAGCCAAACTTTTCTAGGAATACGTCCTGGAAGACAACTTGCCCATTCAAAGTACATACAGCCTTCACTCTATCAGGAAAAAGCAGCAGAAAATGAAACTGGGTGAGCACTATGGAGATGGGTTTATTGGCTAGTGTGTCTACATCAGAAGGATATTCCCACACTTGCTCATCACTCAGAACAGAATCAGGACGTCCGTAATCCAGAGAACCATACAAGACTCCATTACCCATCATCCAAGCGAAAGCATTGGGCGAAGAACGAAGCTTGGGAGTGTAGAATGCAATTTCACTGTAGCCAAGACTAGCCGGAAACTCTCGAAATCCAGGCAAATGATCTTCAGGCATGCTAAATATGGTGCCAAAGGCTTGAGGCTCTGACCCTTCCGGAATCTTGCCAACAAACTGGAAAAGTCTCTTATGAGTGGTGGCAATGATAAACCATTTCCCATCAACTCCTCTTTCTATTTCAAGGCAACAGACTGGGGCAGGACCAGCTTCCTCCTCCAAGGTATAAATCAGGCGGAAatattgatcaagattagtactAAAGAGACTGCCTTCAGTGACAGAAATCTCAGCCTCGTATATTTGGCCTTGTGATGTTCCAACCAAAATGGGGCCAGTGTTTATCTCTGTACCAAAAATTTTATTCCAACCCACACTTTCAATCAAATGACCTTTCCAACGGGAAAGAAGCCGTATCTTTTGAGTACTTCTGTTCAAGTAGAGACACTCACTGCTATTCAGGGCGATGATAAGATGAGAACCTATAGAGAAAGAGGATAAAAAGGAATTAATCTAGAATTACAGGAAAGACCAAACATGGAGCTTGGATGTTTGAGGAAGGCTATGAATTTAGATTTCAAAGCCCCCAAATATTCAGAAATATTCAGGATTATATTTTTCATGTTGGATAGTTTTAAAGGCTCATCTATGCTAGTCAGCATCCAGTTTTCAATAGCTTGATATCTATAAAAAGTCATTAGGAAAACAAAACAGTAGATTTTTCTGAGAGAAATATATACTGAGATAAAACACAAATAGTCAGAAtccaatatttatactatttaccaaaaatatcaaatagccttCTGCAATCCCTATTATCCTCTTACCTGTGTGGTCCAAGAAAAGCTTATAAACACTGGCTTCATCTTTTCGTCCAAGTTCAACCTGATTGGGCTCATCAGCCTTGGCTACGTCAAGTCTACgtaaaaagggagaaaaacaaaTTCTTGAAAGATTGGAAGAGATAGAAACACTGTCATAAAACAGTTTATGAAGACAGTTTCATgcaatattttttcaaaatagaTTTTGCTTTTTGTAAATTTACACTCATTTCAACAAAGATCATGAGACTAAGAACTGCCACAATCAATGATCTATGATTTTATTGAGGCACAAATACTATTAATAGCAATAATAAACCGCACAGAACCTATCTGAGTGATAGGTCTTGATAGTTTTCCTAGTTATCTGAATGAGCCGGGGAGCCCTTTGGAAAGTGCCCCATTACCAGAAGTTCATCATCTGGTACTCATGTACTCCCCTGCTAGGAAATGCTTTCCCCAGGGGAGTGATTGGGTCCACTTTCCCAGTATAATTTCTGTAATTTTGATGACTATTAAAGTATGGTCTGagggcaagttattataaaaaatatgtatttacttTTGTACATGCAGTTAGTGGgccatttaatattattttcacTATAGGTAACCAGTagccaatttttcttttctttccagcaATGAGTAACCTTAAACACAGATTAACACAACTGCTATATTTGCATAACATGTTATGCTCAAATATGTAATGTCACGGTCAAATGTGACCGTCTAGTTTACACAATAAGCAAGAAAATTACAGAATTCCCCAGATGCAGAGAATGAGACAATCTATCCATTTTCTTTTTAGCGTAATTTAGTATGTTGTATAAGCccaaatgtaaaataataaaatacaaaatataaaaaaaccaaTTTATTCAAAATATGAAGAACTCAGAAATCAGTCATGAAAACTGACAATCTCAACATTTCCATAAAACCAGGAAAAAACTTCCTGTTGTCTCTCACATTTCAAATTACTTTAATActaggttattttttaaaatctagcccAGTATAATCTACTCTCACTGGCAGAAGCTTTTCAGGGCCTGAGGCAGAGAGGATATATCCATCGTTATTTGGGTACAAGTTGATTTGTTTTGGGGGGttctttttttgctgaaaatatcAGATTTAGATTCTAAGATTTTAATTCCAGGAATAcagtcagtatttttttttccaagtgtGGGTAGGATGCAAGCTACATTTTTCACACAGCAAGGTACAAGAAATTAACGAAAATATCAGCCATTTTAAAGTGTATACATAGTCTGAAGGAGAGGGCAGAGGTGCATAAAGCAATGTCCTGGGTCAGCATATATTTCTATTTAAGCATGAAACTTGGAGATATACCTGAATGTACAGTACTCTTGTCACTAATGCCGCACAGAGACTTTTGATAACCTTCCAAATGAGCTCAAATAAACTAGTGTATTATGACTAACTATGCACAAAATTGCGGAGACATCTCCAATCACCAAGAGTCAacccaaggagggagggagggcatcaAAATGGATCTGCTATAATGTCAATGGGTGCAGCGAAATGAATGATATTAAGACTGATGGCACAAACTCTGCATTGGTTTCCAACTTTTTCCAAACTAATTCAAAGTCTCCATGGCTATTTTTAAAGTCCTAAGTGACTTTAGATTCAAAATCTGAAAGAATGCTTCTCTAGCTATATAAGCCTGCCCTGTTTTTAAGATCTGAAAGGAAGGCTCTCCTTAAATATATCATATCCATGAAGTGATAATCAGAGAAAGGATATTCTTACAAAACAAATATTATGCAAATATGTGACGGGCTCTAATCTTGCAGTTATCACAGTCCGATTCAAACTTTGATTTCCCCACCTTTTTAATGctttaatgtttttatgtttaATAAAGCAGAGACAACTCCGTTCTAATTTCTTTTGAGAGATGGTCTCTAAATATGTAAAGAAACTTCTAAGTAGTGCTTACCTAAATATTATGTCTTTTCCAAGACTCATACACAGTTGGTTAGATGAAACAatcatactattaatcttcttgggAGGTGTGAAGTCAATTCTCTGTTTGTTAAAAATTGGTGTTTCTTTTTCCAGGCGAGCATTTACATATCCTTAAAAGCATGAAAGAAATCAAAaggtcttaaaaaataaaatcaaacagcAATACAACCCAAGATTTTACAAGATTTTCCTGCCCTCATTCTAGTCTCAGAAAATGAAACCTCCATTTATGCTAATTAGTTGCTATTACTTTTATTAACTGATTTTGATCCAattcttttcctccattctgGCATAATAGGGAATGGAGTGAGGAAAAAATAgatgttttaaatattaaaatataatgttAAGGCATCCACCTTGTAACAACCCCAGATAGCTCCAAAGGTTGATCCTGGCCCCACTTAACCTTTTACAATTACTTTTGACGTGACATGGCACACACCCCTTAAGCTGATATTACACTTTCCTAGCACAGGGTACCACTGAGGAGATTTTATTAAGCAGAAGGAacatgtacaggtagcccttgatttacgaccacagttgagtccaacatttctgttactaagtgggacatttgttaagtgaattttgtgccattttataatctttcttgccacatttgttaagtgaatcactgcagttgttaagtgaatctggcttccttattgactttgcttgttagaaggccacaaaaagtgatcacatgaccccaagatgcttcaactgtcataaacgagtctgaattttgatcatgtgaccatggggatgctgcaatggtcctaagtgtgaaaaatgatcgtaagtctttttttcagtgccattgtaactttgaactaaataAAGTGTTGTAGGTCTAGGGCTACCTATATTATAAAGTTTGAGAAATTTAAGTAGGTTTAACTCTAGTCTTTTCCAAAATTTTGCCAAAGCAAATATATCTCTCAAGATCAGAGAGAAACTCACTGCATTCAAGCAAACTGGAACATAACATAATCCTCATGAAACAAAACAGAATGTGTGGTCAAGTACAAATAGATGCCATCAGAGCTTTGAGACCACATATGGCTTCACATATGCCCACTTTTCTAGGCTTACGTTTCTTACAAATATACAAAGTACAAGGAAACCCTTTAAATAATGTCTGCTAAAAGGATATGCCCAATGTACCACAGGATAAGTAATAAGAAAGGGACAACCACTTGTGGGTAAAATAATAGCAGTTTCACTGGGACTGGAAAGGGACTTTTATGCAGAATTGGGAGCCTGGGAAAATTTTActggtaatatttatttattcagaagaaaaagaaaaaccacagcagtcttttttttttttttgcaattaaagTTATGtactttaaatttgtttttcattttaccaGAAAGAAATCCCTGTTTCAGCATTTGCAAactgttttcatttttccaagCAATTCTTTTTTGAGAAGTTCCCCAAGAAAGGTCCTGCTGGCATATCATATAGCCACCTAGTGGCTGCCTTCAATAATAATTCTTTAATATGAAGAAGGGTACACTGCCTTAAATAGAACAGTTTCAACTTCccattaattatatttgtttgttcaaAGGGGTGAAACAAATACTAAAGAATTGGAAGAAATTCTGTGTAGCTGTAAAGTATCATAAACCTTAGGTTGTTGgctccatttcttctttttttccccaactatcatatgggtagtcctcgatttatgaccacaaatgagtccaaaatttccactgctatataagactgttgttaagtgagttttgtcccattatatgacctttcttgccacatttattaagtgaatcagtgcagttaaattagtaactcgtttttaagtgaatctggcttccctgttgactttgctttgcaaaaggtaatcacatgaccttaggacactgcaaccatcataaatacatgcagttgccaagcagccgaattttgatcacgtgaccatggagatgctgcaatgattttaagtgtgaaaaatggtcctaagtcatgttttcagtgccgttgtatcttcaaatggtcactaaatgaatggttgtaaattctcTACCTCTATTTACTCTCCTTTAAAATTACCTAATAACTTCAGAAGGACTATTATCCTACATACTACAGGAAGCAATTGAAGCCTCTACTACTGAAATGACCTGAAtaagacagagaaacagaatgaaccTTTTCAAAACAGGAGTAAGACTATGGAATTCATTGGCCTTGTACATCTGCCTCAGGATCTCTTTGAGTGCTCTTTCAACTATATTTTAGTGCCAGCTGTTATTCTCCAGATGTTGCACTGCAGACCACTATGAGAAAATGGTAAAGGGCAAggatataatttttctttaaaaattaaacaaacaaatagttTTCTAAGCtgaggaaggaaaaggatgagAAATTCATCTGAGAGTGGGAAATAGAAGACGACAGGAAGGAGTTGTACCAATCTTGTCTGGGACATTTAAAGATCAAAGCTGAAATCCTATTGCCCCCACACTTCTTAAACTGTTTGCTAAGGAGAAAGTAACACTAGGCTACAGGGACATTAAAATAACATGCACATGCATTTAATCCATTCACAACCAAAAAGAAGGGGACTTTAAGGGGACATTCTGGCACTTCATTTTCTGACCAAAAAGTATACTTCTGATTTGAATTTAAACTATATAGAGAgtgagtttatatatatatatatatatatcctaagttaacaagaaaaaaacccccaatcaAGAATACAGATTATAACAAATGTTACTAATGCCAAAGCGTTAACAGAGTAATGATGTTAATATACCAAATATCTAAAAATAAGTTAATTGAAAAAATAGTTTTGTACAGCAATGCAAATGtgcatattttttctctctgaagtttctctctctttctctctctcatttttaatTAAGAAAGCAATATGCCATACAGCATAATTTTTACCCTTCATTGCTTTTCAGAGGCAAGCTTCTTCAAAAGTAAAGAGTAAATGGAATGGATGCAACAAAAGCACTCCAACTGAAAGCAAGCACTCAagaaatataatgtatatattgtgCACACCTAAAGAAGCCAGCAGGTAGCAGGCAGCCAAAAAAATGCAAAGGTTCACAATCTAAAGAACAGTGggcattttttctttattattgcttagacataacattttttaaaagattgtagAAATTAATTCCAATTCTTAATTAATTCTAAACTATAGGAGCaataatttaacaaatttatCCCAAAGAAAAATAATCCTTTCTACCAAGatgaatcatattaacaaaacagttATTGAGCAACCCTACTACTTGTGGTTTTATTAACTTTTTCCTCCCTGGGTCACATTTCTGCATTAACTTGGCACTATTTTTCACCGGCTAGTGATTTGGAATATGCAACACTATTACGCAGCCAAGATACTGAATTCTTGGTCTCATGAAATGTTCAAGTTATTATGCTGCAGTCTTTTTTATTTGGGTATCGGTTAGTTCTTCACTAATGCTACTTAGCGGAATTGAAAGTAAATATTTTTATCTTTACTTAAGGGCTTTAATAAGTTTGTTGTTTTTGCGAAAATAAATGCATAAGCCTTGTGGAGAGATGAGCagcaaacaaaatttaaaaataaataaaaataaaagaaataactgATTTCTACTTAAATTCCTGGTTAAATGCTTAGCGGTTAAATACTGTgtatttgcaaagctggctgggggattctgggaattgaagtcctcctggcttaaagttgccaaggttggagatccctggtctagaccattGTACCATGGATACTCTACTTAGGATCTAAAGACTGGTTAAGGTATCTGCTCTGGCTTTAATGGATTCTATCCCAATGCTCTGGTGCTTTCCTGATACAGGGAAAGTCAATTTGATAAATATAAAACACAGTATTTAACCGCTAAGTATTTAACCAGGAATTTAAGTAGAAATcagttatttcttttatttttatttgtttttaaaatctgtttgctGCTCATCTCTCCGCAAGGCTTATGCATTTATTTTCGCAAAAACAACAAACTTATTAAAGCCCTTAAGTAAATATATATACTTTTAATTCCGCTAGGTAGCATTAGTGAAGCATTAATATACTTTTAATTCCGCTAGGTAGCATTAGTGAAGAACTAACCGATACCCAAACAAAAAAGACTGCAGCATAATAACTTGAACATTTCATGGGACCAAGAATTCAGTATCTTGGCtttgtgggaattgaagtcctcctggcttaaagttgccaaggttggagacccctggtctagatttaAACATTAGATagtatcttccaaatttttaattTGTAAGTGACCGGATAATTATTTGGGGATGCAATTAAGCCTGCCTGCAGTCAGCTTTTATCAGGACGAGCTGATTTAAACCAGCACCTTGTAAAACCGTTCATCAAGTTTTGCGTAATTTCCAAGACCGCAGAGCAATTCGAAGCAACTCCTGACGCTCAGCAGCAGCTCAACAGAGCTAATTCCGAGAGAAATCAGGGTAAAAATGCCGCCTGAAGCTTCGTGatccgtttttttaaaaaaaaaaattaaattaaattaaaaaaaatagcggAAGAATCCaaaatttactttaaaagcaCGCCAAACAAACCCCCTTTAGTGAAATGCGTCCCTTTCTGAAACGCCGAGAGTGGGTGTGTCAGGAAAGGCCCCACGTAGTACACAATTCGACTGAGACAACCGCGGCTGCACACCAAGATAACACGGAACCCATTTCGCGGAGAAGCCCGTAAGCCCACCAGCAAAGGAAAAAAGGCGATATAAAGACGGCCAGAGCCCG
It encodes the following:
- the VPS18 gene encoding vacuolar protein sorting-associated protein 18 homolog isoform X2, producing the protein MIVSSNQLCMSLGKDIIFRLDVAKADEPNQVELGRKDEASVYKLFLDHTGSHLIIALNSSECLYLNRSTQKIRLLSRWKGHLIESVGWNKIFGTEINTGPILVGTSQGQIYEAEISVTEGSLFSTNLDQYFRLIYTLEEEAGPAPVCCLEIERGVDGKWFIIATTHKRLFQFVGKIPEGSEPQAFGTIFSMPEDHLPGFREFPASLGYSEIAFYTPKLRSSPNAFAWMMGNGVLYGSLDYGRPDSVLSDEQVWEYPSDVDTLANKPISIVLTQFHFLLLFPDRVKAVCTLNGQVVFQDVFLEKFGSLKRMIKDPAFGQIWIHTEKVVFRYNIQRESRDVWKMYMNINKFDLAKEYCKDRPECLDIVLAKEAEYCFQNKRYLDSAKCYALTQNYFEEIALKFIEAKQEEALMEFLIKKLASLKQSETTQITLLTTWLTELYLNRLGVLEGDGSQQDLYEKTKENFRSFLSSPKIKDSLRNNRSTIHELLASHGDTDHMVYFAVIMNDYERVIAHYCQHENYNEALKVLSRIKNEELFYKFSPILIQHMPKKVVDAWIEMGKDLDAKRLIPALVTYSQSGSTQQINEAIRYMEFCVNELEETQEAIHNYLLSLYALCRPDSLLSYLEHAGTFADSIHYDLKYALRLCAEHSHHRACVHVYKVMEMYEEAVDLALQVDVDMAKSCADLPEEDEELRKKLWLKIARHVVQEEKDVKKAMACLSSCNLLKIEDVLPFFPDFVTIDHFKEAICNSLEAYNKHIEELKTEMEEATQSAERIRDDIQEMRNKYGSVEPQEKCAACDFPLLNRPFYLFLCGHMFHYDCLLQAVYPNLPAYKQAKLEDLQKKMLAASQPSKSHHRHKDTADTLSQGKGQPSREQTKADIDDIVAAECVYCGDIMIRSIDKPFIEPERYQEEMQSWL
- the VPS18 gene encoding vacuolar protein sorting-associated protein 18 homolog isoform X1, which gives rise to MATILDEYVASLSHSTSSQQSRVNLGIPHTGYVNARLEKETPIFNKQRIDFTPPKKINSMIVSSNQLCMSLGKDIIFRLDVAKADEPNQVELGRKDEASVYKLFLDHTGSHLIIALNSSECLYLNRSTQKIRLLSRWKGHLIESVGWNKIFGTEINTGPILVGTSQGQIYEAEISVTEGSLFSTNLDQYFRLIYTLEEEAGPAPVCCLEIERGVDGKWFIIATTHKRLFQFVGKIPEGSEPQAFGTIFSMPEDHLPGFREFPASLGYSEIAFYTPKLRSSPNAFAWMMGNGVLYGSLDYGRPDSVLSDEQVWEYPSDVDTLANKPISIVLTQFHFLLLFPDRVKAVCTLNGQVVFQDVFLEKFGSLKRMIKDPAFGQIWIHTEKVVFRYNIQRESRDVWKMYMNINKFDLAKEYCKDRPECLDIVLAKEAEYCFQNKRYLDSAKCYALTQNYFEEIALKFIEAKQEEALMEFLIKKLASLKQSETTQITLLTTWLTELYLNRLGVLEGDGSQQDLYEKTKENFRSFLSSPKIKDSLRNNRSTIHELLASHGDTDHMVYFAVIMNDYERVIAHYCQHENYNEALKVLSRIKNEELFYKFSPILIQHMPKKVVDAWIEMGKDLDAKRLIPALVTYSQSGSTQQINEAIRYMEFCVNELEETQEAIHNYLLSLYALCRPDSLLSYLEHAGTFADSIHYDLKYALRLCAEHSHHRACVHVYKVMEMYEEAVDLALQVDVDMAKSCADLPEEDEELRKKLWLKIARHVVQEEKDVKKAMACLSSCNLLKIEDVLPFFPDFVTIDHFKEAICNSLEAYNKHIEELKTEMEEATQSAERIRDDIQEMRNKYGSVEPQEKCAACDFPLLNRPFYLFLCGHMFHYDCLLQAVYPNLPAYKQAKLEDLQKKMLAASQPSKSHHRHKDTADTLSQGKGQPSREQTKADIDDIVAAECVYCGDIMIRSIDKPFIEPERYQEEMQSWL